The DNA window gtaatttttttttacaaaaaatagtgccttatgtaattattcataGAAAAAACTGTACATAGTTATTTATATGCGTTACAACTACCCTCAACTTTATCATTTAAATGTCCAATGTTATAtttgttaataattttaaaatttacatatataactaaaaattccccattttaaaaattcaatggATCGGATTAGTTGTTGGATGAGACATCTGATCGAATGGTTAATCGAACTGCACAGATTCAATTATCATCCAATGGTcatctaattatatttatatatttttaaaatatatttataattttatatatttaatatatatttaacacatgagattaaaaataatttagatataaaatattaattctcatcttcttaaacactaataaaattattaatgtatattaaataatttttatttttttggcagTTAGCTAAACTAATCTTGATTGGTTGGGTTCAAATAtaaagggaaacttacaaaaatactgaaatttggattaatttttataaaaatactgtcacacggaaattttttcaaaaatactgtgtttttataaaacaatagtgaaacacaaaacagaacaactaaaaacaatagtagaacaactaaaaaataaccgtaGAACAAcaatgaaaacttaacacagtacacagtataaaacttacacagtatTTCTGAAAAAAATTCCATCCCatagtataaaagtaaaaaagttagaaatttcaTGGTGTAATTATCCCAATATAAACACACCTAAAATTGTAGGGTAATCTACACGTGCTTGCAATCAACTAGTTCTTTGtttgatttttgaaaaattttatttttctgtggggtaagttgaaaaataccacttttattaatcaattaattaaatttagctctaattttatatttaattgaaacatacatcTTTTTATATGcattgtacccaaaatatccTGACacaagagagtcacatggagagtatcttaaaGTGACAAGGGTAAAATtgatacaatatttaaaaagggaatatttacaaaaatatgggaaaatgaagatatattttgatatatatggtataaaaacttaattattctaactatggcattttttttaaaagaacttacaaatatgggaaaaagtcatgagaaatgccataaaaaactttaaatttgtgtttctttttattttttttcttttattaaacaataaaacactaaaataaataaaaaatgatcttaACTgtagatgttattttttttttacagaaattaaacttgtttttttttttatttaaactactgtttgtttttttgttaaaaactaattaattcattaaaagcagcagaaaaaaaaaaaaaccagtttcatcaacatcatcctgaaaaaaaaaccagtttcatcaacatcatcctgataaaaaaaaacaatataaaaaaatataatctaaaaataatacaaactttaaaaatcattttcatcaacattgaaagaaactaataattttattaaaagaataaaaaaatagtttcattatgttattacaaattttttattttaagttacttttttattattttgtttctaggttcgaaacttacacttatattttgtttttaatattggtATGCAtggtgtgttgttttgattatacttgtgattagtatttttttttttgtatttttgtgtgtgtttttttttatttgattgtcatatgaaactggtttcagttaactttataattaatatttatattttgttatgattttttatagcgtcaaaattggtttcacaggttttaactgttctataatggggttgctccatttttagaatattattgtattttttttagtttgtataaaaccagttttattattgtatgatatttgaacaacaatttttattttattttaaataatcagtttctaacacatatattattttattattttcataactggtttttttttaagtaactagttttcataactggtttttttattgttgttcataattgagttttaagtttcaattttttatttgattatttcaagaaacttgtttttattttggttgttttactaactagTTTCTCACATTCtactatttttttgttattcttttatggtttttattgcatttttgtctctttaattttctttgtttctttttttctctttgattttaatttccgtttctctttgttatatttgctacATCATGTATGTTTAAATCAATTCtattttttgagcaagcaaataaaaattaaatgccaaaataaagaatgaagttaaaagtttggttattaggtactaatataaaatttatatgttcaaaactggtttttaaatttagtatcgtttgtaAGAGTTTAGTTATTAtgcattgtgtatttttcattatgttattgatgaaactattttttttttgcctcttttaatgaaataattagtttcttttaatattgatgaaactggtttttaaagttagtatcatttttagattgtaattttttttttcattatcttgttgatgaaactatttttttattgttttaatgaaattattagtttctttcaatgttgatgaaactagtttttaaagtttgtatttttttttattatgattttttatattattttttttcatgatgatgttgatgaaactgattttttttgtactgtttttaataaaataattattttttaacaaaaaaaataaataatagtttaaataaaaaaacaaattaatttctgtaaaataaatgagatataaaaatgtacacttattatatatatttatatatatacaaagaggaaaaaaaattaaaaaaaaaaaaagagagagacacaaagagaaaaaaataaaaaaataaaaagagagacacaaagagaaattagaaaaaaaaaataaaaaagaaaattagagagaaagaagagaaagaaagaaagaaaaagtaagcaactgacttaaaaaatgaaaagaaaaaagagagtcagaattgattaaaatatatatagatataaaaatgacaaaaaaaaacctttttaaaactttaataagtaaaaaacagtaaaaaagaaaaaaaaaattaagaaaagtataaatgtaaaaatttctttgccaaattataaatgtaatgtttgaaaaaaaaattagtatttggtgtaaattgtccaaatagaaagaaaccctaaaatgtaaatataaaataaactaaaaaaaactaattaagttaGAAACAAAAACATGAAATATGAGTTTGGATAATaggtttataaaaatatgacatatcaaataccataaagtcttaaatgtgaaaaaatgtcATAGAAGAGTGACAAACTTATAaatgtcatatttttgtaattattttacaaaactccatatttaatgtaattttcactttaaaaagaggtaaaaatgatagactgtaaaaaaaagataaaaataaaagaggacaatataaaaaaaagggtatagagtgtaatttcatCTTTTTTCTGTGTTATATCTGAAATTGGGTAAGGCCTGGGCTTGGGACGGTTCAGAAAGTCCAACAACAATTGATTTATGAAGCCCAAACAAATATTATTGAAGAGAAAGTCATCATCGACGCTGCTAAATCTAAAAGCGATTTACTTACGAAGCAGAGGAACCAAAACGAGCTTCCTTCCCTTGGTAGCCATGGAGGATTACCCAGAAGAGATGCGTAGTCCGCCGGTGAGTCTGGTCTCCGTCGCTGGATGCCCTGACCTTCACCAAACCATATCCACGCACCTTCACTCTCTTCAGCCCCCAATCAACACTCTTGCGTTGCCGGACCTTTCCAAGATCTCTCTTCTCCTAGCACCTAACCCCAAAGATGACCAATCCTCCATACCTGATTCCGCCGCCTCCGCCGGGATTTTGAAGCGTGATTGGCTGCTCAAGCATCGCACTAAGATTCCTGCCGTCGTTGCAGCTCTCTTATCCTCTGATTGCGTTTCTGGCGATCCTGCTCAGTGGCTTCAGCTTTGCTCTGATCTTGATAATCTCAAGTATGTTTTCTTTCACCTTATTCGCCGTTACCTTCGAAAAAGAAGTGTTTATGAACTTTCTGTCTTTGTTTCAGAACGGTGATTCGTGCGCGAAACATTAGATTGGTACTTGTGGTTGTTCATTCTCATTCGAAAGGTTTGTAGATGTAGTTTCATGTCATCTCTTGTATATTTCTTTTTTGTGTTTATACAGTATATTTGTACACACATTTCGTATATATTTTGGAAAGAGGAGAATTTGATCAAATAGGAAATGTATTTGATATAGATGACATTACTGAAGATCGAATGCTCGCTCTACGGAAGCGAGCTGAAATTGATTCGAAGTACTTTATTACCTTCTCACAAAATGATGAAACTGAATTGAAACAATCTCTTCACAGGTATGCATTTTTCATGTTATAGGGTCCTCTTTGGACAAATAaggaaaataaagaaagaaaatatatttaattgattTGAATTGTGTATTGGTGCAGATTGGGTAGCATATTTGGAGAATTAGCAAACATATACTATAGAGATGAAGGGCGAAGGATTAAAGCTCGAATTGAGAAGAAAAGTTGCAGTGCAGTCGAGTTGCAAGTTCGCTACTGTTTCAAGGCAAGCCTCGTTAGCTTAGATTTTGGTCAAAATTGTGGTAACAGTTTAGAATTTAAGAATCACATATTTTAGTGAATTTCTTATCATtacttttttttagtttgttttgttgactgctttgATTCTTAAAAATCATGTTTTTGCTTTGACTCATTATGTATAGAACTATCTGAAGAGGATTATGGTCATTTTTTCTCTTATCTGTTTGCACTACTAATATTTGATGCAAACAGTAAGTTTAATGTTTCGTTGGTGTAAAGCGGGAAACCTCTTAGATAGCTTGTTCATTAAAAGATCAAACAATGATGCAATGCGGGAGCTGGTCTGCTTTCTTTATTAATGGTTCTTGGAATGTATAAAATCTGCATTTTCCCCTTTACTCTAAGTTAAAACATTGCCCCAAAACTAAGACAGCACGATCTTGGTCGTCTGAGAATTTTGTAACCTTTATTGGCACTATTGGGGTTGCAATTTGGATATTTCTGGTTTTGGTTTGTCGCTACCTTCATTGTGGTGCTAATTTTCTATCATACCTCCTTTGAAATATAGGTTGCTGTGTATGCTGAATTTAGAAGGGATTGGGTTGAAGCTATTAGATTCTATGAAGATGCTTATCACACGCTGCGAGAGGTATATCttgatttattaattctttTCACTCCATCGTTAAGAATTTTTATAGATCATAGATGCTATCAgtgagtaatttttttttttttttacaagggACTGGAGTTTTGTTATGTGATTTCTTTCTTCTTGGATAGATTATACATTCACTCTTAAGCTTCTATTTCTTCTTTATTAATACAAGTCCTATTTCTTTAAAGTGTCATTTTTTTTTCGATTGGTTGAGTTTTATGGTAGCTTGCCAAGTTCCTACCCAAAACAGACCATTTTGCTCAGAAGCTGTTCAACTTTCTTGTTAAATCATATTGCATGTATAAGGTTATGTCAGCATAAGAAAATTTTCCACCAACCGTGAACTATAGGCAGTTGGAGAACTCTTCCATGTACATGATTTAATCTTGAATGAAACAATTCTCGTATGATACtcaatattttatttgtgcAATTGAAGAGTCTCCAAACTCCAAACCCTTTAGTTATGCTCAACAAATGATTCTATCtcaaatgtaatttaaagaatACAATGAAGTATTGGTGGGAGACTTACAGATTGCGATTCTTGCTAATACTTGAATTTGTTGTGAATCAACTACTATTTTCTTTGTATTTCAGGTGACTACTATTTTCTTTGTGAAACTAGAGATCACACTTCTTAATCTCATAAAAATGAttccatttttcatttttgattATGTCAAATATTGTATGCAGATGATTGGAACATCGACTAGGTTACCCGCTATACAGCGGCTAATTGAGATTAAAACTGTTGCAGAGCAAGTGCACTTCAAAATATCAACCTTGTTATTGCATGGTGGAAAGATTATAGAAGCCATTACATGGTTTCGTCAGCACAATGCTTCATACAGAAAGGTCATAGGACCACCAGAAGCGGTTTTTCTTCATTGGGAGTGGATGAGTCGACAATTCCTGGTATTTGCTGAATTGCTAGAGACAAGTTCAGGAGCCATTCAGAGCATCTCATCTCTCATTGCAGGCACCATAGAGAAATCTTTGACTGAATGGGAATTTCGTCCGGCAAACTACTATCAAGTAAGCAGTTCTCTTTACCATGAATTTAAAGCATTAATGACACAATTACTATACCATAATCTTTATTGGAGACATGAATTGGAATAAAATATAAAGTGCATTATACATATGACCTTCGtcacttttcaaaaaaaaattgtattatgatgttatttaattaaaatagctGAAAGGGAACTAtgatcatttatcttatttacaTATCCAAATAGGGGTGGCAATTCGTGTTGTTGTGTCATATTCGTGTTCGTGTTATGCAGGTTGACATATGGTGAATTATAAGCTGACCCATATATATTTTGTGTCAAGAACTCTCAACCCTAACTCGTTCCGTCGTATTTTCTTGTCGACTATACTTTTGTTACAATACATGTTGATCAACATGATTGGTATagcatatttaatttttataaaataatttattacaaaatatcaATACAATGAATAAAATTGTTAATATCAAATAtaaattatctatcttatattcttgtaagcattttttttttctaatttatctatttttgtatgaaaattaataatattttaactataaattcattattttaataatatattggaTATAAATGGGTCAATTCTTGTCGATTTCGTGTTGCATGCGTTAAATCTAACCCTACCCAAATAATAATGGTGTCATCTGGGTTCGACCTAGTAATTTCAACCCGCATCTATTTTTCATGACCCCACAATAATTTGTATTGAGTTTGTGCCGTGTTCGTGTCATGACATGAATTGCCACCCCtatataaaaaatgtaattggaatattttaaattgaccAATTTgcccttatttatttattttttcattttttctatttattaatagaTGTAATATGAAAAAATGAATAAGAAAATACATGAATGTACATATTATGGGTGACTTATTTTCCAgagttaataatattataattacaaatatCATTGTAACATGTTTGAAGTAAAAAAAGTTGCAATAAAGATTCGAATGAAAATTGTGCATttttaaaaagatttttttgCAAATAGAGACaatgaaacaaaaaaaataaaaaagtttacaTTGAGATCATgataacataaatattttaaggATACAATTGTCTTTTAAtctttaaatatcaaaataaaataaggaGAGTTTTATTTGTACCCAAAAATTTTATAAAGACGTcccattttaataaattttattttaaataaaatatatatctttaatttatattaatttttttaaaaacatttcTTCCTTctcatattattaaaaaatgtacacataaaataaaatatattttaaatattaagacaaaacaattaaaaggaaaaaaatatatgaatttttattagaaaaattatacatgattttaaaaaatatataccaaaagaattaaaataattattgaaattaatgcaaaataatgtaaaataaaatggtagtaattttttaatttcttttttaatatttggGTGTACTTGGGGTGGAAATAGAACTCCcctaaaacaaaacaaaatgacaaaaaaaaaaaaaataataattacggGTAACGACATTCCTTTGTCTTTTCTCCTTAATTTATGTGGGTATCACTTAATTTTTTCAGTgctaattttttgtaaatatgtgAACGGGAATCATTACCATACAAATGATTCCCATTCACCTCAAGTAAGCACATCATACAAGTAACATCAAGAAAGCAATGGTAAATCTGTCCCTTTGCATGTAACGTCTTTagtatgaaaattatttatgaaaaagtTTTATTTGTGCACACACACGCAAAGAATTCTGATGTCTGTCGAGGAGGTTTATGTTTTTGGACATACATCGTCATGCATAGCCTGAGTATAGATGTAatgtcttttgttttttttggagGGTGAATATAGATGTATTTGTCTAATAGAAATATAGTGGATAAGCGGTTGTAAGGTAAGACTGTAACAGGCAATGTTCTCACTCCTCATTTGAAAATGTGAATTTGGAGAGGCATAACTTCAGATCTCCTGCATTTTGATTGGGAAAATCATTTAATGGGTAAGTATGTTATGCCCTGTCATGACATACCTTTTAGTCATCAttaacaaaacataaaagtaCGTTTAAAGGTACTAGAATTATGTGAATAGTTAACTTAAATCCTTTTAAACCTTTTTGATAGATTATCTACAAAACATATTAGATTATACAACTCACGTTActctttgtattttttttttataaaaaataaataagaacaaTGGAGAGTTTCATGTCGTgctttatatttttgtttttgtttttgttgtttaaaCTTCTAAGTTAATGTTTGTCACCACAGTTCTCCTCTACCATAAGTGAGTGAGGGCTTTTAATAAGTTTCCTTAGTGTACAGTTAGGTGGGAATCTTAGTTTCACacagaaaatataaaaagaaatgtgagggtttttaataaattttggtGGAGGTCACTCATGGATACGtgtcttttgtttctttattttttatttttatttttttaaaaaatatgaacaatattattattaaagagTAAGGTGAATTACAGAAAATGATAAGGGATAATCTTAAATTACAACCACCGATTCCAATCTTTGAGTAGAGTAGAGGtagaaaaaacatgaaaatccGTAGAACTAAAAATCCACAAAGATACCGATAATAtactatgtataaatatatatttctataacatatgtttggctatgttttatgttttttgtttttttgttctcCAAGCAATTTGTCCATTGGTTagttatttttatcaattttttatgggaCTTGCTCACCTATGCACTTGTCCTCCCATTATTAATTGTAGTCttcattttctattttactAGATGGCTCCTATAATTGAACTTGGTTAGTTATCTTATCCAGTTGCTGTAAAGTTAGTATGCAActataataattagaaaatcaGCTACTTGTTTTTGTTATTGATGCATATCGCTGAGCTGAATGAAAACATTTACCTGAAACAGTTGGCTGCTAAGTACTTGAAGGAGAAAAGATCATATTTGGAAAGTGCCGTCTCATTGTCAGAAACTTTCAATGATAGTGATAATAGCACTGACTCTGTGGTAGCTTCACTATTTGTGGGTCAATTTGCTCGATTAATTGAGCAAGGAAATGCATTTCTAATGCAACCGTAAGTCAAGTTTTATTGATGTACAGCCatatttttccttaaaaattGTCTTTGATTTGGCTTAGGTTTTCTATAAAgcttgaaattattttcttcACTTTCAGCCTCACTGATGATGAATATATTCACTATGCCATTTCTGAAGGAAAAAGGTTTCAAGATTCCATTGAAATTATTGCTCTGCTTAAAAAATCATATGAATCATTTAGTAATTTTAAAGTCCAGAGAATGGCTGCTCTTTGTGGATTCCAGATGGCTTCAGAATACTATGTTGTGGGGGATTTCAGCAGTGCAAAACAACTTTTTGATGGTATTGCAAATCTATACAGACAAGAAGGATGGGTCTCCTTGCTGTGGGAAGTATTGGGTTATTTGCGAGAATGCTCTAGGAAACAAGGTCAGCTTAAGGATTTTATAGAGTACTCTCTTGAAATGGCTGCCCTCCCTGTATCATCTGATACTGGTGGTGTCCAGTATTCCAGAAAAGAATGTAATCCAGCTGGGTCTGCTAGTATTGAACAAAAGGAATTAATACACAAGGAAGTGTTTGAGCTTATTAGTGGAGAGTTGAGTTTGACTTCACTCGAAAGCGATGCTGATCTCAGAGTAACTGGAGTTAATCAACTTCATCttgagattgatcttgtcagcCCCCTCAGAGTGGTTCTTCTTGCTTCAGTTGCTTTTCATGAACACATAGTTAAACCTGGTTCCTCCACTTTGATTACATTGTCACTTCTATCACAACTACCTCTTACTGTTGAAGTTGATCAGTTAGAAGTCCAGTTCAATCAGTCTGCTTGCAATTTTGTTGTGAATTCTCAACGAACTCAGTTAGATTCAGCAAATGATGATCAACAGAGTCAACGAGTAGAGGCTGCCCCTTCTCTGTCACTTTCTCAAAACAGGTGGCTGCGCCTAACATATGACATCAAATCTGGTAAATCAACTCTAATCTCATCTTCCTTCATATAGACAAGAATAAACATATATTTGCTCTTCAAAGTATTGTACACCTGCCCTTCcacataaaattatattattaattgcaGTTTGGATTAACTAATGTGTGCAAGTGATTCCTCAAAGGTGCTTAGTGTTTGCTAGAATATGGTCAAAGGGCATACTGACTCTCTTCAATGGTTTTTAACCTCAACCAGTAGGttgaaaaaactaaattagtaatagTAGTATATAAAAAAACTCAACTTACGATGAAACGGTATGGTCaaatatggatttttttttttatatagaaacTGCTATATTAAGCCTTTCAACTAAAATGACATTCGAGGGTAAAACATTGGACCTTTGAAATGCTACTGAGTTTGTTTTCCTTGTGATTGTGTCAACATCGGACGAATTGTTCAAGCATTTAGATTAGGTTGATATCAAggatttagttattttattaatgcTAGTAATTTACATTACAAGGGGTTCAATTCTTATTTCGAGATTTGGTCACTTTACCTTTAGCTATTTTCTTGTTTCTGCTCTCATTTTCCCTTTACTTATTTGTGACATCTCCATGTTCTCATTTCTTAATAATAAAGTGAGCTTGTTGACTGATTCCAGATCAAAGTGGAAAACTTGAATGCATATCTGTTATTGCGAAAATGGGTCCCCACTTCACAATCTGTTGCAGAGCTGAGAGTCCCGCTTCGATGGGTGATTTGCCTCTTTGGAAGTTTGAAGACCGTGTGGAGGCTTATCCAACCAAGGATCGTGCTCTGGCATTTACTGGACAGAAAGCGACCCAGGTTGAGGAACCAGATCCACAAGTTGATCTAAACATAGATGCTTCTGGCCCTGCATTTGTTGGAGAGAGCTTTGTGATACCTGTTACCGTGGCCTCTAAGGGACATGCTGTTCATTCTGGTGAATTAAAGATCAATCTGGTAGATGTAAGGGGTGGTGGTTTGTTCAGTCCGAGGGAAACTGAACCTATCACTCTGGATAGTCATCATGTTCAACTTCTTGGCATATCTGGACCAGAAGGGGAGGATGAATCTAATCTGGGTGCTGATAATATCAAGAAaattcaagaatcatttggtttgGTGTCTGTTCCATTTCTAAATTCTGGAGACTCGTGGTCTTGCAAATTGGAAATTAAGTGGCACAGGCCGAAACCAGTTATGCTATATGCATCACTAGGTTATTCCCCCGATGGCAATGATTCAACTGCCCATATAGTTAACATCCACAAGAGCTTACAGATTGAAGGAAAGACAGCCATCTTAATAAACCATCAATTTATGCTGCCATTCAGGAATGACCCATTGTTACCCTCAAAAATCAAGCCAGTTCCTGATTCTGATCAGCTGGTAACACTACCTCTGAGTGAAACAAGTATACTTGTTGTTAGTGCTAAAAATTGCTCTGATGTACCATTGCAGTTAATATCCATTTCAGTT is part of the Cannabis sativa cultivar Pink pepper isolate KNU-18-1 chromosome 5, ASM2916894v1, whole genome shotgun sequence genome and encodes:
- the LOC115715697 gene encoding uncharacterized protein LOC115715697, with product MKPKQILLKRKSSSTLLNLKAIYLRSRGTKTSFLPLVAMEDYPEEMRSPPVSLVSVAGCPDLHQTISTHLHSLQPPINTLALPDLSKISLLLAPNPKDDQSSIPDSAASAGILKRDWLLKHRTKIPAVVAALLSSDCVSGDPAQWLQLCSDLDNLKTVIRARNIRLVLVVVHSHSKDDITEDRMLALRKRAEIDSKYFITFSQNDETELKQSLHRLGSIFGELANIYYRDEGRRIKARIEKKSCSAVELQVRYCFKVAVYAEFRRDWVEAIRFYEDAYHTLREMIGTSTRLPAIQRLIEIKTVAEQVHFKISTLLLHGGKIIEAITWFRQHNASYRKVIGPPEAVFLHWEWMSRQFLVFAELLETSSGAIQSISSLIAGTIEKSLTEWEFRPANYYQLAAKYLKEKRSYLESAVSLSETFNDSDNSTDSVVASLFVGQFARLIEQGNAFLMQPLTDDEYIHYAISEGKRFQDSIEIIALLKKSYESFSNFKVQRMAALCGFQMASEYYVVGDFSSAKQLFDGIANLYRQEGWVSLLWEVLGYLRECSRKQGQLKDFIEYSLEMAALPVSSDTGGVQYSRKECNPAGSASIEQKELIHKEVFELISGELSLTSLESDADLRVTGVNQLHLEIDLVSPLRVVLLASVAFHEHIVKPGSSTLITLSLLSQLPLTVEVDQLEVQFNQSACNFVVNSQRTQLDSANDDQQSQRVEAAPSLSLSQNRWLRLTYDIKSDQSGKLECISVIAKMGPHFTICCRAESPASMGDLPLWKFEDRVEAYPTKDRALAFTGQKATQVEEPDPQVDLNIDASGPAFVGESFVIPVTVASKGHAVHSGELKINLVDVRGGGLFSPRETEPITLDSHHVQLLGISGPEGEDESNLGADNIKKIQESFGLVSVPFLNSGDSWSCKLEIKWHRPKPVMLYASLGYSPDGNDSTAHIVNIHKSLQIEGKTAILINHQFMLPFRNDPLLPSKIKPVPDSDQLVTLPLSETSILVVSAKNCSDVPLQLISISVESDDDIGKLCSVQNSGDHSDPEPLVPGEEFKKVFSVKPKMNVSKLMLGSVRIKWRRYAGIGDQPGSAASLVLTDQRLPDVNLELSPLVVSLECPPYAVLGDPFTYYIKVRNQTQLLQELKLSLADAQSFVLSGSHNDAIYVLPKSEQIVGYKLVPLASGMQQLPRFTVTSTRYSSAFQPSSGESTIFVFPCKPHFNMTDVGDRTIESLAAAAE